Proteins from one Gossypium raimondii isolate GPD5lz chromosome 8, ASM2569854v1, whole genome shotgun sequence genomic window:
- the LOC105791811 gene encoding pectin acetylesterase 8 isoform X2: MVKQIPFSGILNNKRIFNPDFYNWNRIKVRYCDGSSFTGDVAAVNPVTNLHFRGARVWLAVMEDLLSKGMRNAENAILSGCSAGGLASILHCDSFRALLPMGTKVKCISDAGYFINTRDVSGGHYIQTFFDQLVATHGSAKNLLPSCTSRMKPGLCFFPQNIAQQIRTPLFIINAAYDSWQIRNILAPGIADPHGHWESCKLDIKNCLPSQIKVMQDFRLQFLVALLRLGKSASRGMFIDSCFAHCQTEMQGLWFMQDSPLLNKTKIGKAVGDWFYDKKPFQKIDCAYPCNPTCHNRVYDDPHAPHS; encoded by the exons ATGGTCAAGCAAATCCCTTTCTCTGGCATTCTGAACAACAAACGTATATTCAATCCAG ACTTTTACAATTGGAACAGGATCAAAGTCAGGTATTGTGATGGATCATCGTTCACCGGCGATGTTGCAGCAGTCAATCCA GTTACTAATCTTCACTTCAGAGGTGCAAGGGTCTGGCTTGCTGTCATGGAGGATCTATTGAGCAAAGGAATGAGAAATGCTGAAAAT GCTATTCTTTCGGGATGTTCAGCAGGTGGATTGGCATCGATATTGCATTGCGATAGCTTCCGAGCCCTCCTACCTATGGGTACTAAAGTAAAATGTATTTCAGATGCTGGTTATTTTATCAATAC GAGAGATGTGTCTGGAGGACATTACATTCAAACCTTCTTTGATCAATTAGTTGCGACACAT GGGTCTGCAAAGAATTTGCTTCCATCATGTACTTCGAGAATGAAACCTGGTTTA TGTTTTTTCCCGCAAAACATCGCACAACAAATACGAACACCTCTTTTCATCATCAATGCAGCATACGATTCATGGCAG ATACGAAACATTTTGGCACCTGGCATTGCTGATCCCCATGGCCACTGGGAGAGCTGCAAGCTTGATATAAAGAACTGTTTGCCTAGCCAAATAAAAGTAATGCAAG ACTTCAGGTTACAATTCTTGGTTGCACTGCTTCGATTAGGCAAGTCTGCATCAAGAGGAATGTTTATAGACTCTTGCTTTGCCCATTGCCAAACTGAGATGCAAGGATTATGGTTTATGCAAGACTCCCCATTGTTGAATAAAACC AAAATTGGGAAGGCAGTAGGAGACTGGTTTTATGATAAGAAACCGTTCCAAAAGATAGATTGCGCTTATCCTTGCAACCCAACTTGCCACAACCGTGTTTACGATGATCCGCATGCACCCCattcataa
- the LOC105791811 gene encoding pectin acetylesterase 8 isoform X1: MLDTTRSCLWLWLLVLGLLLFTTNGAYVPITYVQSAVAKGAVCLDGSPPAYHWDKGYGTGINSWLIQLEGGGWCNNVSSCLVRKNTHLGSSKRMVKQIPFSGILNNKRIFNPDFYNWNRIKVRYCDGSSFTGDVAAVNPVTNLHFRGARVWLAVMEDLLSKGMRNAENAILSGCSAGGLASILHCDSFRALLPMGTKVKCISDAGYFINTRDVSGGHYIQTFFDQLVATHGSAKNLLPSCTSRMKPGLCFFPQNIAQQIRTPLFIINAAYDSWQIRNILAPGIADPHGHWESCKLDIKNCLPSQIKVMQDFRLQFLVALLRLGKSASRGMFIDSCFAHCQTEMQGLWFMQDSPLLNKTKIGKAVGDWFYDKKPFQKIDCAYPCNPTCHNRVYDDPHAPHS, from the exons ATGTTGGATACTACAAGGTCCTGCCTATGGCTATGGCTACTTGTTTTGGGACTGCTGTTGTTCACAACAAACGGGGCTTACGTCCCAATTACCTATGTTCAAAGCGCTGTAGCAAAAGGAGCCG TTTGTTTGGACGGAAGCCCGCCAGCTTACCATTGGGACAAGGGATACGGAACCGGTATAAATAGTTGGCTAATTCAGCTTGAG GGAGGAGGATGGTGCAACAATGTCAGTAGTTGCCTCGTTCGTAAAAACACACATCTAGGTTCTTCGAAGAGAATGGTCAAGCAAATCCCTTTCTCTGGCATTCTGAACAACAAACGTATATTCAATCCAG ACTTTTACAATTGGAACAGGATCAAAGTCAGGTATTGTGATGGATCATCGTTCACCGGCGATGTTGCAGCAGTCAATCCA GTTACTAATCTTCACTTCAGAGGTGCAAGGGTCTGGCTTGCTGTCATGGAGGATCTATTGAGCAAAGGAATGAGAAATGCTGAAAAT GCTATTCTTTCGGGATGTTCAGCAGGTGGATTGGCATCGATATTGCATTGCGATAGCTTCCGAGCCCTCCTACCTATGGGTACTAAAGTAAAATGTATTTCAGATGCTGGTTATTTTATCAATAC GAGAGATGTGTCTGGAGGACATTACATTCAAACCTTCTTTGATCAATTAGTTGCGACACAT GGGTCTGCAAAGAATTTGCTTCCATCATGTACTTCGAGAATGAAACCTGGTTTA TGTTTTTTCCCGCAAAACATCGCACAACAAATACGAACACCTCTTTTCATCATCAATGCAGCATACGATTCATGGCAG ATACGAAACATTTTGGCACCTGGCATTGCTGATCCCCATGGCCACTGGGAGAGCTGCAAGCTTGATATAAAGAACTGTTTGCCTAGCCAAATAAAAGTAATGCAAG ACTTCAGGTTACAATTCTTGGTTGCACTGCTTCGATTAGGCAAGTCTGCATCAAGAGGAATGTTTATAGACTCTTGCTTTGCCCATTGCCAAACTGAGATGCAAGGATTATGGTTTATGCAAGACTCCCCATTGTTGAATAAAACC AAAATTGGGAAGGCAGTAGGAGACTGGTTTTATGATAAGAAACCGTTCCAAAAGATAGATTGCGCTTATCCTTGCAACCCAACTTGCCACAACCGTGTTTACGATGATCCGCATGCACCCCattcataa